A stretch of Acipenser ruthenus chromosome 1, fAciRut3.2 maternal haplotype, whole genome shotgun sequence DNA encodes these proteins:
- the LOC117409341 gene encoding GRAM domain-containing protein 2B-like isoform X2, which yields MVLVTEEQENYEGQLCTPVDEIKPVRSSSKKEPRGVTFHSETENGGEEKHKKAGKPFNEQLQPLNIDAELFQTRKKSPLVRSKTFDTNVSQISSECETKLERKKSSTSQFTKTNAQFHKLFKEVCKDELLKQSYTCALQKDILYQGKLFVSENWICFHSKVFGKDTRIVIPVSSVTLIKKTKTAILVPNALVIATPNDRHVFGSLLSRDATYKVLKSICVHLEDKSTGNSPVVSAENSFRAERPTSLPLDFAADFSDLDGAVRKRRQEMEETTSSGSQTPEYESIPEFPGVPPTFLNVVKNGDLPVHADIHMQQNPERNMSVHRKGSSRLVGVVHKVKSLRPISLNALLLVYLVLVCVLVLSSCYMGFKIMALEQRLTSLGSLTEYRENELFVQRRSESNVNAEMIHGELTSNLAKLEQIKKNLQRLLDETE from the exons ATGGTGCTGGTGACTGAAGAGCAGGAAAACTATGAAGGCCAGCTCTGTACTCCCGTGGATGAAATCAAACCCGTGAGGTCGTCTAGCAAAAAAGAACCAAGAGGGGTTACATTTCA CTCTGAAACTGAGAATGGGGGAGAAGAGAAACACAAGAAGGCTGGGAAGCCATTTAATGAGCAGCTGCAGCCATTGAATATTGATGCGGAGCTCTTTCAGACCCGAAAGAAATCACCGCTTGTAAG GTCCAAGACCTTTGATACAAACGTTTCTCAAATTTCTTCTGAGTGTGAAACCAAGCTCGAGAGAAAGAAATCTTCGACCAGTCAG tttaccAAGACTAATGCACAGTTTCATAAGCTTTTCAAGGAAGTATGTAAGGATGAGCTTCTAAAACAAA GTTATACATGTGCCTTACAAAAAGACATCCTCTATCAAGGAAAGTTGTTTGTTTCAGAAAACTGGATCTGTTTCCATTCCAAAGTATTTGGTAAAGACACAAGG ATTGTTATCCCAGTTTCATCCGTGACCcttattaagaaaacaaaaactgccaTTTTAGTGCCAAATGCGCTTGTTATAGCAACCCCAAATGACCGG catgTGTTTGGGTCTTTGCTCTCCAGAGATGCAACGTATAAGGTCTTGAAATCCATATGTGTTCACCTGGAG gaCAAAAGCACCGGAAACAGTCCAGTCGTATCTGCTGAAAACAGCTTCAGGGCAGAACGTCCAACATCCTTGCCTCTG GATTTTGCTGCAGATTTCTCTGATCTGGATGGAGCAGTTAGGAAAAGAAGACAGGAGATGGAAGAAACTACCAGCTCTGGCTCGCAGACCCCAGAGTATGAAAGTATTCCAG AATTCCCAGGAGTGCCTCCTACTTTCCTAAATGTAGTTAAGAATGGAGATCTACCTGTCCATGCTGATATTCACATGCAGCAGAATCCTGAAAGAAATATGAGTGTGCACAGGAAAG GTTCTTCCAGACTGGTGGGTGTTGTGCATAAAGTGAAATCGTTGCGGCCAATATCTTTGAACGCTCTTCTCCTTGTCTACTTGGTCTT agTGTGTGTCCTAGTTCTATCATCGTGTTATATGggctttaaaataatggctttGGAGCAGCGATTGACTTCGCTGGGTTCTCTGACAGAGTATCGGGAAAATGA GCTTTTTGTGCAGCGACGTTCAGAATCAAATGTTAATGCAGAAATGATTCATGGGGAGTTAACTTCAAACCTGGCCAAACTAGAACAG
- the LOC117409341 gene encoding GRAM domain-containing protein 2B-like isoform X1, whose translation MLPSPSPMVKQFAYDDSVLCSYRRQCLLKPTHSTPSSPMESIGSMQLCSETENGGEEKHKKAGKPFNEQLQPLNIDAELFQTRKKSPLVRSKTFDTNVSQISSECETKLERKKSSTSQFTKTNAQFHKLFKEVCKDELLKQSYTCALQKDILYQGKLFVSENWICFHSKVFGKDTRIVIPVSSVTLIKKTKTAILVPNALVIATPNDRHVFGSLLSRDATYKVLKSICVHLEDKSTGNSPVVSAENSFRAERPTSLPLDFAADFSDLDGAVRKRRQEMEETTSSGSQTPEYESIPEFPGVPPTFLNVVKNGDLPVHADIHMQQNPERNMSVHRKGSSRLVGVVHKVKSLRPISLNALLLVYLVLVCVLVLSSCYMGFKIMALEQRLTSLGSLTEYRENELFVQRRSESNVNAEMIHGELTSNLAKLEQIKKNLQRLLDETE comes from the exons ATGCTTCCCAGTCCCAGCCCAATGGTTAAACAATTTGCTTATGATGACTCTGTCCTGTGTTCTTATAGAAGACAGTGCCTTCTAAAGCCAACGCATTCCACTCCTTCCAGTCCTATGGAAAGTATTGGATCTATGCAGTTATG CTCTGAAACTGAGAATGGGGGAGAAGAGAAACACAAGAAGGCTGGGAAGCCATTTAATGAGCAGCTGCAGCCATTGAATATTGATGCGGAGCTCTTTCAGACCCGAAAGAAATCACCGCTTGTAAG GTCCAAGACCTTTGATACAAACGTTTCTCAAATTTCTTCTGAGTGTGAAACCAAGCTCGAGAGAAAGAAATCTTCGACCAGTCAG tttaccAAGACTAATGCACAGTTTCATAAGCTTTTCAAGGAAGTATGTAAGGATGAGCTTCTAAAACAAA GTTATACATGTGCCTTACAAAAAGACATCCTCTATCAAGGAAAGTTGTTTGTTTCAGAAAACTGGATCTGTTTCCATTCCAAAGTATTTGGTAAAGACACAAGG ATTGTTATCCCAGTTTCATCCGTGACCcttattaagaaaacaaaaactgccaTTTTAGTGCCAAATGCGCTTGTTATAGCAACCCCAAATGACCGG catgTGTTTGGGTCTTTGCTCTCCAGAGATGCAACGTATAAGGTCTTGAAATCCATATGTGTTCACCTGGAG gaCAAAAGCACCGGAAACAGTCCAGTCGTATCTGCTGAAAACAGCTTCAGGGCAGAACGTCCAACATCCTTGCCTCTG GATTTTGCTGCAGATTTCTCTGATCTGGATGGAGCAGTTAGGAAAAGAAGACAGGAGATGGAAGAAACTACCAGCTCTGGCTCGCAGACCCCAGAGTATGAAAGTATTCCAG AATTCCCAGGAGTGCCTCCTACTTTCCTAAATGTAGTTAAGAATGGAGATCTACCTGTCCATGCTGATATTCACATGCAGCAGAATCCTGAAAGAAATATGAGTGTGCACAGGAAAG GTTCTTCCAGACTGGTGGGTGTTGTGCATAAAGTGAAATCGTTGCGGCCAATATCTTTGAACGCTCTTCTCCTTGTCTACTTGGTCTT agTGTGTGTCCTAGTTCTATCATCGTGTTATATGggctttaaaataatggctttGGAGCAGCGATTGACTTCGCTGGGTTCTCTGACAGAGTATCGGGAAAATGA GCTTTTTGTGCAGCGACGTTCAGAATCAAATGTTAATGCAGAAATGATTCATGGGGAGTTAACTTCAAACCTGGCCAAACTAGAACAG